The following coding sequences are from one Ramlibacter henchirensis window:
- a CDS encoding TRAP transporter small permease, producing the protein MQKLIDLACRLFSFVMVVCLALMVVMVFGNVVLRYGFNTGITISEELSRWLFVWMTFLGAVVALRGHAHLGTDMLVSRLPVAGKKLCLGATHLLMLYLCWMMAKGGWQQTVINLGSTSAVMQASMAWFYVSGVVFAAAAALVIAHDFFKLVTGKLGDRELVAVIESEEDVAAAQAGTVGGAAR; encoded by the coding sequence GTGCAAAAGCTGATCGACCTCGCGTGTCGACTGTTCTCGTTCGTCATGGTCGTGTGCCTGGCGCTCATGGTGGTCATGGTTTTCGGGAACGTCGTGCTGCGGTACGGCTTCAACACGGGCATCACGATCTCCGAGGAACTCTCGCGCTGGCTGTTCGTGTGGATGACGTTCCTCGGCGCCGTGGTCGCGCTGCGCGGCCACGCCCACCTGGGCACCGACATGCTCGTGTCGCGGCTGCCGGTCGCGGGCAAGAAGCTGTGCCTGGGCGCCACCCACCTGCTGATGCTCTACCTGTGCTGGATGATGGCCAAGGGCGGCTGGCAGCAGACGGTGATCAACCTCGGGAGCACCAGCGCCGTGATGCAGGCCTCGATGGCCTGGTTCTACGTCAGCGGCGTCGTGTTCGCGGCCGCCGCCGCGCTGGTCATCGCGCACGATTTCTTCAAGCTGGTCACCGGGAAACTCGGCGATCGTGAACTGGTGGCGGTGATCGAGTCCGAGGAGGACGTGGCCGCCGCGCAAGCCGGTACCGTGGGAGGGGCCGCACGATGA
- a CDS encoding TetR/AcrR family transcriptional regulator, whose protein sequence is MNQLVQKRTQRRVVGKEPARTNDPDRTKANILEVAAAEFGEKGLAGARIDEIAAATQTSKRMIYYYFGSKEGLYLAVLEESYRRVREIEAELHLQDLEPEQALRRLVAFTFDHHLNHENYIRLVMSENMNRGQYIAQSRRIQELNVPAISAIRQLYQRGVKAGVFRPGLDPVDIHASISALSFFNVSNRHTFGLIFKLDTRSAAYIAHRRDSVIEMVVRYMRAP, encoded by the coding sequence ATGAACCAGCTGGTACAAAAAAGAACGCAACGCCGTGTGGTGGGGAAGGAGCCTGCCCGCACGAACGATCCGGACCGCACCAAGGCCAACATCCTGGAGGTGGCGGCCGCCGAGTTCGGCGAGAAGGGGCTGGCTGGTGCGCGGATCGACGAGATCGCCGCCGCGACGCAGACCAGCAAGCGGATGATCTACTACTACTTCGGCAGCAAGGAGGGCCTGTACCTCGCGGTGCTGGAGGAGTCGTACCGGCGCGTGCGCGAGATCGAGGCAGAACTGCACCTGCAGGACCTCGAGCCCGAGCAGGCGCTGCGCCGGCTGGTGGCGTTCACCTTCGACCACCACCTGAACCACGAGAACTACATCCGGCTCGTCATGTCGGAGAACATGAACCGCGGCCAGTACATCGCGCAGAGCCGGCGCATCCAGGAACTGAACGTGCCCGCGATCTCCGCCATCCGCCAGCTGTACCAGCGCGGCGTGAAGGCGGGCGTGTTCCGGCCGGGGCTCGACCCGGTCGACATCCATGCCTCCATCTCGGCGCTCAGCTTCTTCAACGTGTCCAACCGGCACACGTTCGGCCTGATCTTCAAGCTCGACACACGCTCGGCCGCATACATCGCGCACCGCCGCGACAGCGTGATCGAGATGGTGGTGCGCTACATGCGCGCGCCCTAG
- a CDS encoding PQQ-binding-like beta-propeller repeat protein, whose product MKLRSIAALLLSAGVLTSPGLFAQTAKPPAAVDLQSCCTAGDQDFPKVGGNLGNQNYSSLRQINKGLVKQLGGAWVNRIEGGLNSGTNQSTTVVVDGVLYIESALGNLVAVDGRTGLTKWKWTTPFGGITRRGAAVAKDLGLVYTLANDNRLVALDIHTGAVQWIKQYPTSSTDPSYVGNVEKVALVYHDKRLYVGTNDGSRGAALSIDATTGEVLTKFWGVPRPGEYGYDTWGGAAEANRTGATPWIHPAVDPELGMVYWTFGNARGGSSQNGSTRPGLNLFANSIVALDLKTGEYKWHFQSIHHDIWDMDNVMAPVLADVKIHGRDRKVVVYGSKSGMYYILDRKDGSAPLGIDEVPVKQDARQASWPTQPLPRQGAWTETCVVDQPLGTEVPGDPNRAVPNYVKGCLYDAHWDVPILSIPGHGGGADWNHQSFSQRTGLMYTGMGYVAAAHSLTESSNGLRPPGEYQTGAVVAVDPSTNLVKWKKRMPYSLAHGNGILTTASDLLFIGQPDGNLLAMDAHNGEELWRFQTGAAISASPVSYEIDGEQYVAVYAGGTGIPYGNSAPRGDYLWAFKVGGTVAPAPTPTPPEVRRPVSGNPVEGAALPTPNTVFLARVQTAAGAPGATESTAVNGMTPTWMRVPAGTTVTFTNPANNVNTHCATQFFEGLFNFKLAPGQSGQYTFDKPGEYFYNDCHSPRPTGKIVVY is encoded by the coding sequence ATGAAACTCAGATCCATCGCAGCGCTGCTGCTCTCCGCCGGCGTGCTGACGTCGCCCGGCCTTTTCGCGCAGACGGCCAAGCCGCCGGCCGCGGTCGACCTCCAGAGCTGCTGCACCGCGGGCGACCAGGACTTCCCCAAGGTGGGCGGCAACCTCGGCAACCAGAACTACTCGTCGCTGCGCCAGATCAACAAGGGCCTGGTGAAGCAGCTGGGCGGCGCCTGGGTGAACCGGATCGAAGGCGGCCTGAACAGCGGCACCAACCAGAGCACCACCGTCGTCGTCGACGGCGTGCTGTACATCGAGTCGGCGCTGGGCAACCTGGTCGCGGTGGACGGCCGGACCGGCCTGACCAAGTGGAAGTGGACCACCCCGTTCGGCGGCATCACCCGCCGCGGCGCCGCGGTGGCGAAGGACCTGGGCCTGGTCTACACGCTTGCCAACGACAACCGGCTGGTGGCGCTGGACATCCACACCGGTGCGGTGCAGTGGATCAAGCAGTACCCGACGTCGAGCACCGATCCCAGCTACGTCGGCAACGTGGAGAAGGTCGCGCTGGTCTATCACGACAAGCGCCTCTATGTCGGCACGAACGACGGCAGCCGCGGCGCCGCCCTTTCGATCGACGCCACCACCGGCGAGGTGCTGACAAAGTTCTGGGGCGTTCCGCGCCCGGGCGAGTACGGCTACGACACCTGGGGCGGCGCCGCGGAAGCCAACCGCACCGGCGCCACGCCCTGGATCCACCCCGCGGTCGATCCCGAGCTGGGCATGGTGTACTGGACGTTCGGCAACGCGCGCGGCGGCTCGTCGCAGAACGGCTCCACCCGGCCGGGCCTGAACCTGTTCGCCAACTCCATCGTCGCCCTCGACCTGAAGACCGGCGAGTACAAGTGGCACTTCCAGTCCATCCACCACGACATCTGGGACATGGACAACGTGATGGCGCCGGTGCTGGCGGACGTGAAGATCCACGGCCGCGACCGCAAGGTGGTGGTCTACGGTTCGAAGTCCGGCATGTACTACATCCTGGACCGCAAGGACGGCAGCGCGCCGCTGGGCATCGACGAAGTGCCGGTCAAGCAGGACGCCCGCCAGGCCAGCTGGCCGACGCAGCCCCTCCCGCGCCAGGGCGCGTGGACGGAGACCTGCGTGGTGGACCAGCCGCTGGGCACCGAAGTGCCCGGCGACCCGAACCGCGCGGTGCCCAACTACGTCAAGGGCTGCCTCTATGACGCGCACTGGGACGTGCCGATCCTCTCGATCCCGGGCCACGGCGGCGGCGCCGACTGGAATCACCAGTCGTTCAGCCAGCGCACCGGCCTGATGTACACCGGCATGGGCTACGTCGCCGCGGCGCACTCGCTCACCGAGTCCAGCAACGGCCTGCGTCCGCCGGGCGAGTACCAGACGGGCGCCGTCGTGGCGGTCGACCCCAGCACCAACCTGGTCAAGTGGAAGAAGCGCATGCCGTATTCGCTGGCGCACGGCAACGGCATCCTGACCACCGCGTCCGACCTGCTGTTCATCGGCCAGCCCGACGGCAACCTGCTCGCGATGGACGCGCACAACGGCGAAGAGCTGTGGCGCTTCCAGACGGGGGCGGCGATCAGCGCCAGCCCGGTGAGCTACGAGATCGACGGCGAGCAGTACGTTGCGGTGTACGCCGGCGGCACGGGCATCCCGTACGGCAACTCGGCGCCGCGCGGCGACTACCTGTGGGCGTTCAAGGTCGGCGGCACCGTCGCGCCGGCTCCCACGCCCACGCCTCCCGAGGTGCGCCGGCCCGTGTCCGGCAACCCCGTGGAAGGCGCCGCCCTGCCGACGCCGAACACCGTGTTCCTGGCGCGTGTCCAGACCGCCGCAGGTGCGCCGGGCGCGACGGAGTCCACCGCGGTGAACGGGATGACGCCCACCTGGATGCGGGTGCCGGCGGGTACGACCGTGACCTTCACGAACCCGGCGAACAACGTGAACACGCACTGCGCCACGCAATTCTTCGAAGGCCTGTTCAACTTCAAGCTGGCCCCCGGACAGTCGGGTCAGTACACGTTCGACAAGCCGGGCGAGTACTTCTACAACGACTGCCACAGCCCGCGTCCCACCGGGAAGATCGTCGTCTACTAA
- a CDS encoding TRAP transporter substrate-binding protein produces MKILKTALAVTLAATVFALPAAAQEIQERTIRFGHLNNTDHPMSMGARKFAELVGAKSGGKLKVQEFPSNQLGNEMQQQSALQGGVQEMTAPAPTSLAGIVKEFGLLDFPFTVTSFKQADELLDGPLGKALLAKLPEKGLVGLTFFDLGFRNVTNSRRPITKAEDLQGVKLRVIPNPVFLDTFRTFGANPVPMPFAELYGALESKAVDGQENPFSVILSNKFFEVQKYLSATNHVYAANIILVSKKFWDRLSPAEQKILQDSAIEARDYQRKVSREMAGKALSELKAKGMEINELAPAEVAKMRQMVKPIHDKFANEYDPALVKTFRSELERVQKL; encoded by the coding sequence TTGAAGATCTTGAAAACTGCGCTGGCCGTGACGCTGGCCGCTACCGTGTTCGCGCTGCCGGCGGCCGCGCAGGAAATCCAGGAGCGCACCATCCGCTTCGGCCACCTCAACAACACCGACCACCCGATGAGCATGGGGGCGCGCAAGTTCGCCGAGCTGGTGGGGGCCAAGAGCGGCGGCAAGCTGAAGGTCCAGGAGTTCCCGTCCAACCAGCTGGGCAACGAGATGCAGCAGCAGTCCGCGCTGCAGGGCGGCGTGCAGGAGATGACCGCTCCCGCGCCCACCTCGCTGGCCGGCATCGTCAAGGAATTCGGCCTGCTCGACTTCCCGTTCACGGTGACCAGCTTCAAGCAGGCCGATGAACTGCTGGATGGCCCGCTGGGCAAGGCCCTGCTGGCCAAGCTGCCCGAGAAGGGCCTGGTCGGCCTGACCTTCTTCGACCTGGGTTTCCGCAACGTCACCAACAGCCGCCGCCCGATCACCAAGGCCGAGGACCTGCAGGGCGTGAAGCTGCGCGTGATCCCGAACCCGGTGTTCCTGGACACGTTCAGGACGTTCGGCGCGAACCCGGTCCCGATGCCCTTCGCCGAGCTCTATGGCGCGCTGGAGAGCAAGGCCGTCGACGGCCAGGAGAACCCCTTCTCCGTGATCCTGTCGAACAAGTTCTTCGAAGTGCAGAAGTACCTGAGCGCGACGAATCACGTCTACGCCGCCAACATCATCCTGGTGAGCAAGAAGTTCTGGGACCGCCTCTCGCCCGCCGAACAGAAGATCCTGCAGGACTCCGCGATCGAAGCGCGCGACTACCAGCGCAAGGTCAGCCGCGAGATGGCCGGCAAGGCGCTGTCGGAACTGAAGGCCAAGGGCATGGAGATCAACGAGCTGGCGCCGGCGGAAGTCGCGAAGATGCGTCAGATGGTCAAGCCCATCCACGACAAGTTCGCGAACGAGTACGACCCCGCGCTCGTGAAGACCTTCCGCTCCGAGCTGGAGCGCGTGCAAAAGCTCTGA
- a CDS encoding IclR family transcriptional regulator, translated as MSDEGGVAAVDRALSILDALTDEKITLAELSKRTGLYKSTVLRLAKSLERFGYVLRTEDGSYRLGSKVLYLGSLYQRHFRTSEIVPPVLRSIVEELQEGASFYIVDGEHRIVLHRVDAARTVRDSVHEGDRLPLTHGAAGHLLRAFSGVRGERYERIRDAMFASSFGERDPEIAAFAAPVFGHDNRLVGALNVSGPLYRIEALGEKRIVPALFKHAQALTRTFGGNPDAPEFAGWNKPAGKGKAPPRGASTGNHSRSRLNAG; from the coding sequence ATGAGCGATGAAGGCGGTGTCGCCGCGGTGGATCGGGCCCTGTCGATCCTGGACGCGCTGACCGACGAGAAGATCACGCTCGCGGAGCTCTCCAAGCGCACCGGGCTGTACAAGAGCACGGTGTTGCGCCTTGCGAAATCGCTGGAACGCTTCGGCTACGTCCTGCGCACCGAGGACGGCAGCTACCGGCTCGGCTCCAAGGTCCTGTACCTCGGCTCGCTGTACCAGCGGCACTTCCGCACCTCCGAGATCGTGCCGCCCGTGCTGCGCAGCATCGTCGAGGAACTGCAGGAAGGCGCTTCCTTCTACATCGTCGACGGCGAGCACCGGATCGTGCTGCACCGGGTGGACGCCGCGCGCACCGTTCGCGACTCCGTCCACGAAGGCGACCGACTGCCGCTGACGCACGGGGCCGCCGGCCACCTGCTGCGCGCCTTCAGCGGCGTGCGCGGCGAGCGCTATGAGCGGATCCGCGATGCGATGTTCGCGTCGTCCTTCGGCGAGCGCGATCCGGAGATCGCGGCTTTCGCCGCGCCTGTGTTCGGCCACGACAACCGCCTGGTCGGCGCGTTGAACGTTTCGGGCCCGCTGTACCGGATCGAGGCGCTGGGGGAAAAAAGGATCGTGCCGGCGCTGTTCAAGCATGCGCAGGCGCTCACCCGCACCTTCGGCGGCAATCCCGACGCGCCCGAATTCGCCGGCTGGAACAAGCCTGCCGGCAAGGGCAAGGCCCCGCCAAGGGGCGCTTCGACGGGAAATCATTCCAGGTCGAGGTTGAACGCCGGCTGA
- a CDS encoding aldehyde dehydrogenase, with product MASLTRFDHFIDGAGVPPASGEYLPSEDPFTGEVWAEVARGNAADAERAVEAASRAFESGPWPALTPSERGRLLWKLGDVITANADRLAAVEQRDNGKLAAEVVAQVRYMADYFRYYAGLADKVQSSVIPTDKKGVFAYTRYEAKGVVAIITPWNSPLTLTSWKLAPALAAGCTAVVKPSEFTSGSMVEFARLFEQAGFPKGVVNVVTGLGPEVGEALVLHPKVPHIGFTGGTAAGKKIYEMAARNLKTVTLELGGKSPNIVFDDADLDQAVKGVVSGIFAASGQSCQAGSRLLVQESIHDKFIARLLEFMRGVKLGDPRQADTQVGPIATRPQFEKIMGYIEIAQREGARCVLGGRSRPDLGAGQFVEPTILTGVRNDMRIAQEEVFGPVLAVIPFKDEADAIRIGNDTLFGLAAAVWTRDLRRAMLMTDKLKAGTVWVNNYRATSFTSPFGGYKQSGIGRESGTETIKEYLDTKCVWMSSDLDVPNPFIRR from the coding sequence ATGGCCAGCCTCACACGTTTCGACCATTTCATCGACGGCGCCGGCGTGCCGCCCGCCTCGGGCGAGTACCTCCCGAGCGAGGACCCGTTCACCGGCGAGGTCTGGGCCGAAGTGGCGCGCGGAAACGCCGCCGACGCGGAGCGCGCCGTCGAAGCGGCGTCCCGCGCCTTCGAGTCGGGGCCGTGGCCCGCCCTCACGCCCTCCGAGCGGGGCCGCCTGCTGTGGAAGCTGGGCGATGTGATCACCGCGAACGCCGACCGGCTGGCCGCTGTCGAACAGCGTGACAACGGCAAGCTGGCGGCCGAAGTCGTCGCGCAGGTTCGCTACATGGCGGACTACTTCCGCTACTACGCCGGCCTGGCCGACAAGGTGCAGAGCTCGGTGATCCCGACCGACAAGAAGGGCGTGTTCGCGTACACCAGGTACGAGGCCAAGGGCGTGGTGGCCATCATCACGCCCTGGAACTCGCCGCTCACGCTCACCAGCTGGAAGCTCGCACCTGCCCTTGCGGCCGGCTGCACCGCCGTCGTCAAGCCGTCCGAGTTCACCTCGGGCTCGATGGTGGAGTTCGCCAGGCTGTTCGAGCAGGCGGGCTTTCCGAAAGGCGTGGTCAACGTGGTGACCGGCCTCGGCCCGGAAGTCGGCGAGGCGCTCGTGCTGCATCCCAAGGTGCCCCACATCGGCTTCACCGGGGGCACCGCCGCGGGCAAGAAGATCTACGAGATGGCGGCGCGCAACCTCAAGACCGTCACGCTGGAGCTGGGCGGCAAGTCGCCCAACATCGTCTTCGACGACGCCGACCTCGACCAGGCCGTCAAGGGCGTGGTCTCCGGCATCTTCGCGGCGTCGGGCCAGAGCTGCCAGGCCGGCTCGCGCCTGCTGGTGCAGGAGAGCATCCACGACAAGTTCATCGCCAGGCTGCTGGAGTTCATGCGCGGCGTGAAGCTGGGCGATCCCAGGCAGGCCGACACGCAGGTCGGCCCCATCGCCACGCGGCCGCAGTTCGAGAAGATCATGGGCTACATCGAGATCGCGCAGCGCGAAGGCGCACGGTGCGTGCTCGGTGGCCGCAGCCGCCCTGATCTCGGCGCCGGCCAGTTCGTCGAGCCGACCATCCTCACCGGCGTGCGCAACGACATGCGCATAGCCCAGGAGGAGGTGTTCGGGCCGGTGCTGGCCGTCATTCCGTTCAAGGACGAGGCCGACGCCATCCGCATCGGCAACGACACGCTGTTCGGCCTGGCTGCCGCGGTGTGGACGCGCGACCTGCGCCGCGCGATGCTGATGACGGACAAGCTCAAGGCCGGCACGGTCTGGGTCAACAACTACCGCGCCACCAGCTTCACGTCGCCATTCGGCGGCTACAAGCAATCGGGCATCGGCCGCGAGTCCGGCACCGAGACGATCAAGGAATACCTGGACACCAAGTGCGTGTGGATGTCGTCGGACCTGGACGTGCCCAATCCGTTCATCCGCCGCTGA
- a CDS encoding CaiB/BaiF CoA transferase family protein, whose translation MNNKALEGIRVLDLTNVLAGPLCAYQLALLGADVIKVEVPDSGDLARQLGSDPALNAARMGASFLAQNGGKRSITLNLKLEAGQTVLRRLVASADVLVENFRPGVMERLGLSYEELRKENPSLVYCAITGFGQEGPLRDAPAYDQIIQGLSGMMSVTGDEKCAPLRAGYPVADTISGIMGAFAITAALVRRQRTEEGAFIDVSMLDSALVSMGWVISNYLIAGTTPKPHGNDNFTAAPSGTFRTGEGLLNIAANKQEQFEKLARLVGRPELIEDPRFAKRESRKQNRAALNAELESALADHPASHWEKLLVFHGVPAGAVLSLPQALGLEQVALRGLLQEFEQVPGAERSIKVARTGFKLSNGDPDAHVPPPRLGEHTDEVLAGLGYTAADIRSLKEQGAL comes from the coding sequence ATGAACAACAAGGCGCTCGAGGGGATCCGCGTCCTCGATCTCACCAACGTGCTGGCAGGTCCGCTCTGCGCGTACCAGCTGGCGCTGCTCGGTGCGGACGTGATCAAGGTGGAGGTTCCGGACTCCGGCGACCTCGCCCGCCAGCTGGGCAGCGACCCGGCTCTGAACGCAGCACGGATGGGCGCGTCGTTCCTGGCGCAGAACGGCGGCAAGCGGTCCATCACGCTGAACCTGAAGCTCGAAGCGGGGCAGACCGTGCTGCGGCGGCTGGTCGCTTCGGCCGACGTGCTGGTCGAGAACTTCCGGCCGGGCGTCATGGAACGCCTGGGCCTGTCATACGAGGAGCTGCGCAAGGAGAACCCTTCGCTCGTCTACTGCGCGATCACCGGCTTCGGCCAGGAAGGCCCGCTGCGCGACGCCCCGGCCTACGACCAGATCATCCAGGGCCTGTCCGGAATGATGAGCGTCACCGGCGACGAGAAATGCGCACCACTGCGCGCCGGCTATCCGGTCGCGGACACGATCAGCGGGATCATGGGCGCCTTCGCGATCACGGCCGCGCTGGTGCGCCGCCAGCGCACGGAGGAGGGCGCCTTCATCGACGTCTCCATGCTCGACTCGGCACTGGTTTCGATGGGCTGGGTGATCTCCAACTACCTGATCGCGGGCACGACGCCGAAGCCGCACGGCAACGACAACTTCACCGCCGCGCCTTCCGGGACGTTCCGCACCGGCGAAGGCCTGCTGAACATCGCCGCCAACAAGCAGGAGCAGTTCGAGAAGCTCGCGCGGCTGGTCGGGCGCCCGGAGCTGATCGAGGACCCGCGTTTCGCCAAGCGCGAGAGCCGCAAGCAGAACCGCGCCGCGCTGAACGCGGAACTGGAATCGGCGCTCGCGGACCACCCGGCTTCGCACTGGGAAAAGCTGCTGGTGTTCCACGGCGTTCCCGCCGGCGCCGTGCTCAGCCTGCCGCAGGCGCTCGGCCTGGAGCAGGTGGCGCTGCGCGGACTGCTGCAGGAGTTCGAACAGGTGCCCGGCGCGGAGCGCTCCATCAAGGTCGCGCGCACCGGGTTCAAGCTGTCCAACGGCGATCCGGATGCGCATGTTCCGCCACCGCGCCTGGGCGAGCACACCGACGAAGTGCTGGCGGGCCTGGGCTACACCGCGGCGGATATCCGCTCGCTCAAGGAGCAGGGCGCGCTATGA
- a CDS encoding citryl-CoA lyase, translating to MSKTPEQIAREASAWWTTEIVDIQPGRIGIRGYPIEQLIGRLRFPEMIWLMLRGETPQREQADLLEAALVAAVDHGPHAPSIAISRMAVTCGLPINGAMASAINALDDIHGGAGEQCMELMQQVAAAVEGREPTLELVERVLDEYTAAHGKIVPGFGHRWHGTDPRAVRLLQLVRDAQARGVVDGRFATIGTLVEEALGRRKGTRIPMNIDGATAVIYLELGFPAGLGRGLFILSRSVGILAHAWEQKQQGGRIKGPMPPSVPYTYTGPQARDLR from the coding sequence ATGAGCAAGACGCCCGAGCAGATCGCCCGCGAGGCCTCGGCCTGGTGGACCACGGAGATCGTGGACATCCAGCCGGGCCGCATCGGCATCCGCGGCTACCCGATCGAGCAGCTGATCGGCCGCCTCCGCTTTCCGGAAATGATCTGGCTCATGCTGCGCGGCGAGACCCCGCAGCGGGAGCAGGCCGACCTGCTCGAAGCAGCGCTGGTCGCCGCCGTGGACCATGGGCCGCATGCGCCCTCGATCGCGATCTCGCGCATGGCCGTCACCTGCGGGCTGCCGATCAACGGCGCGATGGCGTCCGCCATCAACGCGCTGGACGACATTCATGGCGGCGCGGGCGAGCAGTGCATGGAGCTGATGCAGCAGGTGGCTGCGGCCGTCGAGGGCCGCGAACCGACGCTCGAACTCGTCGAGCGCGTGCTGGACGAGTACACCGCGGCCCACGGCAAGATCGTTCCCGGCTTCGGCCATCGCTGGCACGGCACCGACCCGCGCGCCGTGCGGCTGCTGCAGCTGGTGCGCGACGCCCAGGCGCGTGGCGTCGTGGACGGCCGATTCGCGACGATCGGCACCCTGGTCGAGGAAGCGCTCGGCCGCCGCAAGGGCACGCGCATCCCGATGAACATCGACGGCGCCACGGCCGTCATCTACCTCGAACTCGGTTTCCCGGCCGGCCTGGGCCGGGGCCTCTTCATCCTCTCCCGCTCCGTCGGCATCCTGGCCCACGCCTGGGAGCAGAAGCAGCAGGGCGGGCGCATCAAGGGGCCGATGCCGCCCAGCGTCCCCTACACCTACACGGGGCCGCAAGCGCGCGACCTGCGCTAG
- a CDS encoding thiamine pyrophosphate-binding protein, whose product MKELISKQLVRYLERRGVEHVFGLCGHTNIAVLAAMSQSKLNFVNTRHEQIAAHIADGYARAKKKTAVILSHLGPGLTNASTGVANAALDSIPVVVIAGDVPSHYYGKHPHQEVNLHSDAAQSEIYRPFVKRVWRVERPDLFPEILQKAFQLAESGRPGPVLVSVPMDIFSMEIDTALFDRLSHHTTQLQKPSIDDETAEKIVRKLVEARNPVVYAGGGVILADAADELRQLVDHLSLPVAHSLMGKGVLPDDHQLTLGMTGFWGTKFVNEKCRTADWIFGVGTRFAEADCSSWEAEYTFSMPPSKLIHIDIDPAEIGRNFPVEIGVVSDLKQALIVLNRVARRLFPNGRTNDALRDQIGAYRRDFQKGNAAHIANEAYPMRPERILSTVREVLPRDAIITTDVGWNKNGVGQQFPIYTPGSILTPGGFATMGFGAPAAIGAKLACPDRVVVALVGDGGFGQNPAVLATAAEQDVAVIWIVMNNNAYGTIAGLEMAHYGTAFGTVFRRGGEPYHVDFAAIARAYGVDGVKIGSAADFKPALEKAIASRKACVIDVAMMNEPVPTAGHWNINDIYSPGRKVSHVAVA is encoded by the coding sequence ATGAAAGAACTGATCTCCAAGCAGCTCGTCAGGTACCTGGAGCGTCGCGGCGTCGAGCACGTGTTCGGCCTGTGCGGCCACACCAACATCGCCGTGCTAGCGGCCATGTCGCAGAGCAAGCTCAACTTCGTCAACACGCGGCACGAGCAGATCGCGGCGCACATCGCCGACGGCTACGCGCGCGCGAAGAAGAAGACCGCGGTGATCCTGTCGCACCTGGGCCCCGGGCTGACCAATGCTTCCACCGGTGTGGCCAACGCGGCGCTGGATTCCATTCCCGTGGTCGTGATCGCCGGCGACGTGCCCAGCCACTACTACGGCAAGCACCCTCACCAGGAGGTGAACCTGCATTCCGACGCGGCGCAGTCGGAGATCTACCGCCCGTTCGTCAAGCGCGTGTGGCGCGTCGAGCGGCCGGACCTGTTCCCCGAGATCCTGCAGAAGGCCTTCCAGCTGGCCGAGAGCGGCCGGCCCGGCCCGGTGCTGGTCTCGGTGCCCATGGACATCTTCTCGATGGAGATCGACACCGCGCTGTTCGACCGCCTCTCGCACCACACCACGCAGCTGCAGAAGCCCTCGATCGACGACGAGACGGCCGAGAAGATCGTGCGCAAGCTGGTGGAAGCGCGCAACCCCGTCGTGTACGCCGGCGGCGGCGTGATCCTGGCCGATGCCGCCGACGAACTGCGCCAGCTGGTCGACCACCTCTCACTGCCGGTGGCGCACAGCCTGATGGGCAAGGGCGTGCTGCCCGACGACCACCAGCTGACCCTGGGCATGACCGGCTTCTGGGGCACGAAGTTCGTGAACGAGAAGTGCCGCACCGCCGACTGGATCTTCGGCGTGGGCACGCGCTTCGCCGAGGCCGACTGCAGCTCCTGGGAGGCCGAGTACACGTTCAGCATGCCGCCGAGCAAGCTGATCCACATCGACATCGACCCGGCCGAGATCGGACGCAACTTCCCGGTGGAGATCGGCGTGGTCAGCGACCTGAAGCAGGCGCTGATCGTCCTGAATCGCGTCGCGCGCCGCCTGTTCCCGAACGGCCGCACGAACGATGCCCTGCGTGATCAGATCGGCGCGTACCGCCGCGATTTCCAGAAGGGCAACGCCGCGCACATCGCGAACGAGGCGTATCCGATGCGCCCCGAGCGCATCCTGTCGACCGTGCGCGAGGTGCTGCCGCGCGACGCGATCATCACCACCGACGTGGGCTGGAACAAGAACGGGGTGGGCCAGCAGTTCCCGATCTACACGCCCGGCAGCATCCTCACGCCCGGCGGCTTCGCCACCATGGGCTTCGGCGCGCCGGCCGCCATCGGCGCCAAGCTGGCCTGCCCCGACCGCGTCGTCGTGGCTTTGGTGGGCGACGGCGGCTTCGGCCAGAACCCCGCGGTGCTCGCCACCGCCGCCGAGCAGGACGTCGCGGTGATCTGGATCGTGATGAACAACAACGCCTACGGAACCATCGCCGGCCTGGAGATGGCGCACTACGGCACGGCGTTCGGCACGGTCTTCCGCCGCGGCGGCGAGCCCTATCACGTCGACTTCGCCGCGATCGCCCGCGCCTACGGCGTCGACGGCGTGAAGATCGGCTCGGCCGCGGACTTCAAGCCCGCTCTGGAAAAAGCCATCGCGTCGCGCAAGGCCTGCGTGATCGACGTGGCCATGATGAACGAGCCGGTGCCCACCGCCGGCCACTGGAACATCAATGACATCTATTCGCCCGGCCGCAAGGTCTCGCACGTGGCCGTCGCGTAA